The Osmerus mordax isolate fOsmMor3 chromosome 28, fOsmMor3.pri, whole genome shotgun sequence genome segment TTTAAAGTATTTGATCCTGAAGGAAAGGGGACATTGAAGAAGGACTTGTGAGTGTCTATACATAGTGTCTACTGACAGGATATGAGGCGTGGAGGCATTTACACCTGTGATGAGTACTACTGCTTCTCTCCACAGTGTGACACAGATGTTAACCACTCAGGCCGACCGGTTCTCTCCTGAAGAGGTCAGACAAAACACTCATTCTGGTGCATGTTATCATGATAGGCACTAACTAGCACTAATGGGGTCCCTACCCCCCATATTTCATCATGCCATGAAACTGGAATGTAAtagtattttttaaataatgttttACCTATTAAGTAGTATCTGGTTCATCTATCAATTCAGATGGAGCAGATGTTTGCAGCCTTCCCCCCAGATGTTGCTGGGAATTTGGACTACAACAACCTGGTCTACATCATCACacatggagaggagaaagatcaAGAATAGCTCCACTACACATTTTTTGCTTGGCTATGTTGTGGTCCTTTTCCTGTGCATCAATGCTGTTCATCAGTGCTGTTCATCAATGTATTTCCTGTGCAGGAAATGTCTGATGTGTTCAGGGATGAACATCTTGTAAATAAAGTTATTTGGACCCAAATGACTTCTGATCACTGTTGAACCATGCACTATGCAATGAGTGGATATAATATATTCATATTCTGGTTGTTGTCAGACTGGTTGTTGTGTAAGCTTAAAAATAAACTGCTAAATGACTGCCATTTGTGTCTTCGCTCACACTTGCCAGTGAATCCAACAGGGGatgaaaacaataattatacAATAAAGTTGTGGGGTTGTTGGATAAGTGAAAAGACTTTCGTCTCACTTTCAAAAGTCATATAAGGGTGACATAGGCACTGTAAGCTTCCCACACGGCAGATGGCAGCATCTGTCAAATTTGCCACTGCATATCAGCCTTCTACCCAGCAGTCGTAGGTGTGGCTAAATAATGACAGGGGGCATCGTTAGCTTACGGCTAGCTGACAGCGGCTAACGCACAATATTTTTTCCCGGTAGATTGCAGCCAATATTAGAGGAGGATTTGGGCAAACCAGAGATGCCAGAGTAAATATCTGTATATAAGAGACTACCGAATACAATTTTAGAAGTAGGGTTTAATCCGCCccttttttgattttcaaaacgaCCAATTTTCCGTAGCTAATATCATATTATTTAACTCGATACTCCTCTAGCTAACAACAAGCCCTAGATTTGCAGCTCACTCAGTAAATTTTTTGCGTCGCCATGGCCGATGTTGACAAACTAAATATAGACAGTATCATTCAGCGTCTTTTAGAAGGTAAGGACAGGTTTTACGATATTGTATCAACTGCGTAGCTCTACCTCTGTCAAGTTCAGATATGTGCATTATTGTATTGCTAGGTAGTGAGCTAGTTGGGTAGCGGAGCTTTcgaccagcagcagcagataaAAGACAACCGGTACAGTACAGTTAGTTTATGGAGCATAGCTAACCAGCTAGCAGTACTAGAGCTAGCATTGTTCTACTGAGTGTCCGCTTGAGGATTTCAACTGAAAACTAGTAGCTATATTCCCACAAGTAATGTCATATTATGTATGTATACTAAAGGGTGTAGGTGGCCATTTTACGCTGTTAAATAGCATTTATTTGCCTTACATTATGTCGTCAAAATGATTTGATGGCGCACACTGTTCCTGGAAGCCAGCGGAAGCCACACATGAATCATAAACATTGCATGACCAGTCATTTGTCGGCCTGCCCTAGCCACAGACATGATCACACACAAGTATCTGAAGGTTAATGGCTCTTATCAGTGGCTGGAATAGTGGATCAGATAATAAGATACCTGCTTTGTCTGGGTTGTTCATTTGTAGTCAGAGGAGCAAAACCAGGAAAGAATGTGCAGCTGCAGGAGAACGAGATTCGAGGGCTGTGCCTCAAGTCCAGGGAGATCTTCCTCAGCCAGCCAATTCTGCTGGAGCTCGAAGCTCCCCTTAAGATATGTGGTGAGTAGACTGGGGAAAGTTCATGAAGATGCAAACTTAAATCACGTGCATAAGTCACTTGTAACCCATTAACAATTTTTTCTTTATACAAAAATATTGTTTCTGCAGGTGATATCCATGGGCAATATTACGACTTATTGAGGCTATTTGAGTATGGGGGTTTCCCTCCAGAGAGCAACTACCTTTTCCTGGGAGACTATGTGGACAGAGGAAAGCAGTCCCTGGAGACAATCTGTCTGCTGCTGGCTTACAAAATCAAATACCCAGAAAACTTCTTTCTGCTGAGGGGAAACCACGAGTGCGCTTCCATCAACAGAATTTATGGATTCTATGATGAGTGTGAGTTAGTTGTGTCTGCTTGGGTTcctttctgttttctgtttgcGTCACCAGGCAGAGCTGCATATCAATATAATCAGGTACATTTGATTGTATTTAAGCGTGTTCACAACTGTCCTTCGTTCACTTTCTTATAGGTAAAAGAAGGTATAACATCAAGCTCTGGAAAACGTTCACAGACTGTTTTAACTGCCTCCCAATCGCTGCCATTGTTGATGAAAAGATCTTCTGTTGCCATGGAGGTAGGTTCTCTATCGCAGTGGttttcaacccttgtcctcagggaacactgtcgtgcatgttttagatttttccctgcttcaacacacctgattcaaatgaatgggttgttactAGGCCACTGCTTATCATACCAATTAGTCTTATTTGACCCTGAGATATTAAGATTTAGAAAATGATATATCTTATATTAAAAAAGTTATATTGCACTTTTTATTTTAGTCTTATTTGACCCTGCGATATTAAGCAGATTTAGAAAAtgttatatattttatatttaaaaagtTATATTCCACTTTTTATTTTATCATATGTAATTTACTTATACTGACTTGAATGGACCTCACTTCTTGTGTTCCTCAGGGCTGTCTCCAGACCTGCAGTCCATGGAGCAAATCCGACGTGTCATGCGGCCAACTGATGTCCCCGACCAGGGTCTCCTGTGTGACCTTCTCTGGTCTGATCCAGACAAGGATGtcctgggctggggggagaacgACAGGGGTGTCTCATTCACCTTTGGGTCAGAAGTGGTGGCAAAGTTCCTGCACAAACATGACCTTGATCTTATCTGCCGCGCCCACCAGGTACTGTCAATCTGTTTAAACCCAAATGTTGTGTCTGAAATGTCTTCACCTGAAGGTGTAAGGTACTTTAATAGGCTTTCTGGAAATAACTATAGTActaatttctctctttcaccacaATGTTAGGTTGTTGAGGATGGCTATGAGTTCTTTGCTAAGAGACAGCTGGTGACATTATTTTCCGCACCCAACTACTGCGGGGAATTTGACAACGCTGGTGCCATGATGAGCGTGGATGAGACTCTCATGTGTTCATTTCAGGTAGGGTTTTCTCATCGTCTTACTTAGAAACTGCATTCAAAATTTGAGAAGATTCAGTGTCCTGGTCGAATTTAACATCTGACATTGGCCcatttttggctactcgcgatgttttttggctatcttgttgttatgatcagtgacctatgcactttgtaaagctctctcttggaagtcgctttggataaaagcgtctgctaaatgaataaatgtaaatggtatTACATTGGTGTCACTCTTGATTTTTTTTCCACTTGTAGATCTTAAAACCAGCTGAGAAGAAGAAGCCAAATGGCAGCCGTCCAGTGACACCCCCTCGCAACATGGTCACCAAGCAGGCCAAGAAATAAGATGGCATGAGGGGAGTTATGTCTCACTCCCTGTCCTACTTTCATTTTGCATACGAAGGGTTGGTAGCCTGTTGCTGCCAATACTGAAAAGATATCCACTCTAACCTGACGAAAGCaaaattgttgttttttttccacaaaggTAAATTGATATGTCACCATGAAAACCTCAGGTGTTTTGCACTCCATTGTAATTAGTCTTTATCACATACGACTGTTCAAGGAGGAACAATGTAACGTGACAGATAATGCACAGGAATGCCTTGTTTGAAGCTGTGCACAGTTTGTTCCAATTTATGTGACATGTTTTTTCTGTTATCACTTGTTTATCACTATGAAATAACGAGAACTAACGGTTTAAAAATAATTGTGGATAAGGTCACAAACTCTTTGTTCTTTATATCTGTATACCGTTCTTTATCATAGGACATTGAACCTGCACTCTGATCGCAACTGCATCATCACCATTTTTGAATAAGTCTTGTGCTGAATTAAATGAATTAATAAAGCATTATTGTAATGTCTTAATCTTTCTAATAAACTTTTAGCACATTTTAGGGGAAAATGGCATTTGCATTTTATTCTTCAGCAACATCTCTttttatcgtttttttgtgagttGCGTGACAAAGACTGTAATATTAGGATAGGGTCGGTACAGGAAGAGAGGTCACTTGTGTGACCTTCTGATAGAGCGTGGAAGTGTAGCTTCTGCCAGAAGGCGGTGCTAAAAACCACGTCCTTGTGTTATAATGCAGTGGGTCTGGCTAAAACGGAAAGTAATCTTTAAACATTTCTCTTAATTGTTTCCCCCATAATTTACTGTTTAAAGTATTGTCATTGGGAATATTCTGTCGGTTATACGCTGAGGCAGTGGCCCAATTATTAGGAATGGACATTCACacattatataaaaaatattaaataacatTTTATAACATATTAAATAAAAATTATATAGTGTTTCTTACTGTAATTGTTTAATATTGTTTATCGATTTATTTTGTCTTAAAAAGTgcatacattttttatgatgGTGTTATGGAATGGACGTTGAATAATTCCCATATAAGGAAATCCAAATTGCGTAAGGTTGATGACGTCAGGGCTGTCACAAGACCTGTGAAGCAAAGGCAGGCTTTTAGCTACGCTTCACAGTGGTAGCTCTAGATAATATATGTAACCAGCTGAGCGAGCAAGCAACATTCTTGTCATGGCACAGTGGTGAATGAGTATCGTTTGCTGTCTGGATGTGCGTTTCATTTTATATAACGGGATAATATTTTTGAATTCGCAGTGTCTCTAGACTACTAAAAACAAGCATCGATCAGCCGAGTCACAGCACAGTCGGTGTGTTGTTAGCTAACACATTAGCCAGCAGCTAGGCTGGCTTGCGGCTTTGTCTGCCTGTATGCGTGGCGAATGTTATTGTCAGGTTAGCTCGGCTGTGCAAGCAAGTCAGGATTTGGTGGCTATATCGACGCTGAGCTAGCTAGATTGCTAGCTTGGCAAGTTAGTTTAGAAGGAGTTGGTGTGAAGGTGATGTTGTCCGTACTTTCGTACGGTAGACTAGTTGCCAGAGCTGTTATTGGCGGACTTTCTCAAACAGATAGCCGCGATTACAGCCTGGTAACAGCAAGCTGTGGTTTTGGAAAGGATTTTCGCAAGGGCATCTTGAAGAAAGGGATGTGTTACGGAGACGACGCCTGCTTCATTGCTCGACATAGATCTGCTGATGTATTAGGTGAGTTTATCATCAAATAATAACGTACACATGATGTACAGTAGCTTGATTGTCAAATAGACAATGAATGGCACAAAGCGAGCACAATACACGTTAAAAgagagaggacatggctcaaatCCATAGTAAATGACTATACAGCATTACTAAACTCATAGTACATAGGTGCGTGAAACTCCCTGGATATGAAAGATAAATGATGATTGCTTACATCAGAACGATAACGTTTCGTCACAGACGGGATTTTGCACAATGTGCACTGCAggaagtagctagctacacataGATCTTGGTTGTTTAAAGGGAATAGTGGATGGGCTACAGGGACAGTATGGCAGGCACAATACGTCGGTGTTGATTTATCTGTTATGACTAGACCAGTTTACCAAAAGAGGTAGTGAACTGTTTCGCTCTAAACCTTAGGTGGCTTTTGTTCTTGGCTCGTGTGTCAATACGGCAGAAATAACGTCTCCCAAACGCTTAATTTTAAACATATACGTGTTAATTTCACTTCAGTGAATGTATTCTTGAATCAGATGCTCGACTTTCACACCATCATGGACACCGGGTTAGTCTGTCCTAAATGATGTGTTCACAGAGCAGAACTGGACAGTCTTTAAGCTCCATTACTATTACTTCAAGATGTCCTGGCGTGGAAGTCATATTGGCCCATTTGGACCGTGAATCTCCCAGCTAATAGAACCCAGGTTTAGCTACTGACAGGGTCACTCTGGATCAGATAGAAATCAAGGGTAGTCTACCAACAAAGCCAGTTCAGTGTGTCAAGCAGAGTGAAACAAGTCCTTTTTTTATACAGACTTCTGAGTTTCCCTTCCTGGGCAGAGACACAGATGACCACAGAGAAGACCATCCATGTATGGTCACTAAAGCAAATGCTTGGGTCTTTGCAGCAGCATGCCTTTCCTGGAAACATCTTGGATCGCGACACTGACTGTTCTCACAATAGCGTACTAATCAACCTAAAAACAAACATAGGATTTTTAGGCCGTGGGATCATAAAACAGACTTTGGGACAACCAAAATATGTTTTATGGTTTTGTTGATCAGTCCTGACGTACAGTCCCATTGATACATATGTAGCCCGTAGAGATTTGATACAAGACATTGCCAGTAACAGTATGCATGTAGAGGTGAGGCCCTGTCAAGAAACAGACTTGTTTCATAATATGACAATTCAATGAGTGTTTCctagggagacaaagagatgcATGTTCTCATAAGTCCTTGGCCTCCATCTGAGCACTGTCTTGCCCTGTACTTGatgtcctgtttgtgttctgATGAAAGTGTCTATTGTCTCTCACATCACAGCTGCATAATGTCTAGTAGCTTTCTTGTTTCCCCACAAGTTCTTCCTCTGCCAAGAGGGTCATTACTTAGAATCAGGAAATCTTGGAAGTCAAACAAAACAATTAAAGATATAGCAAGTTTGTTTGATCATAAATAAAGCTGGCTGACTGTTTTCAGGTGTGGCGGATGGAGTGGGAGGCTGGCGGGACTATGGCGTGGACCCGTCTCAGTTTTCAGGGACCCTGATGAAGACGTGCGAACGGCTGATCAAGGAGGGCCGCTTCGTCCCTAGCAACCCTGTGGGCGTCCTCACCACCAGCTACTATGAGCTGCTCCAGAACAAAGTGCCTCTGCTAGGTGAGTAGCCTACTAAGGCAGAGGATACCGTCCATGTTCATCCGTGGAGGTTTTCTGTTTATACAAAATATTCAAAGGTGTGTTCAGTTGAATATTCAAATGTTCTTGCTTTGTTTGTGGTTGTGGTGCTTCTGAAGTATACATGGGTCAGCTTTGGCAAACTTCATTTCGTTTGTTGTGCAACAGCGAAGATGGAAGATATACATCTCTGTCTGGACTTGATCCTTTCTCTAGGTCTCTGTTGCACATTTTTAAATATGTCCTTAATTACATCGCTACACAAGCAAGAGCGTGCCGTAGCATGTGGTCGTGTAAAGTTCGACACAGGCTGTACTTTTCCATCCAATGTTGCATTCAAAAAGAGGGAAAACAACTCTGAATGGTAATTGTATTATGGTAGaggaaaaaggagaagaaagggggtgaGTCAGAGAGCGTGATGGGTTTGTAGGAAGAATCCAGTGTACATTCTGCTGGGCCCGATGACTCACCAGCAGGGTGTGGCTTCTCACCCTGGTCGGATAACTCCGGTTCCCATAACATTCCCCAAAGTTATGCCTGGGAACATCTCATTCGCAATAAGATATTAGGCTGTTTTTAACCGTTAACAAGAAAACAGCTCGCCAATGACCCCCAAGCCATGTATCCGAAAACATTTCCATAAAGTCAATTTGTTCAACCTTGGGAGTTTACAGAAGGGGAAATACTAAGAAAGTCTCTGTCCCCTCCTTGCCTGTTCCCTAGGCAGCAGCACGGCATGCATCGTGGTTCTGGACCGGCAGAGCCACCGGCTCCACACGGCCAACCTGGGAGACTCCGGCTTCCTGGTGGtgcgggggggagaggtggtccACCGGTCAGACGAACAGCAGCACTACTTCAACACCCCCTTCCAGCTGTCCATCGCTCCCCCAGAGGCAGAGGGAGCTGTCCTCAGTGACAGGTCAgtcacacagcccagcccttCCCTAGACTAggattactactactactactacaagGTTTCTTATGctgtttttaacccttgtgttatcttcgggtcattctgacccatcagtcattgtgacccaccgtcgttttgcgacaaatttacctcatacaaaaacaaagtgaagcattttcttttaactgtcgggctgtctcagaccccccacattggaatggttaaaagaaaattatttttatttgtttttgtattgggtaaaattgggtaaacacaacgatggttcgttatgaacctttgggtcatgtgacccgaaggcagcacgagggttaataagATATAATACAAACAGAAAGGCGCTACACTGTGAATAGATATGAGGGGTATCTATATTGTTCCTACATTATTCCTTGTCACGTGTTGGAGTAGCTGGCTGCAGAGTTGGGTGAATGTCAGGTGGGTTGTGCCCCACCGGGCTGGATTGGCAGCCAGACGTTTGGGTCATGTGCTGCTGCGCCCGGCGTTGTGGCGTGCCAACAGTAGCGTTGACAGAGTGTCCTCCAGTGGCATGTGGGTCTGGGCGGGGGCTGGCCCCCTGCCACCATTCCCAGCCAGGTCAAAGTCTCAAAAGaacaggggggaggaaggagggccaGCCTCGCTGCAGCCAATCCCATGCCGGCTGGCTTACAGGCCTGTTCAAGCGTTTAATCTTGGAACTGGGGAGATTAGTTTTAGCCACTCGCATCATCTCACTACAGAGAAACCTCTGTAGTAAGATGAACCTGTATTGAGTGTAGGTGTACAGCATCATAGGACTAAAATCTCATACATTGTTACAGTGTCCATGTATTACGTACTGTGTCTGTAGAGATCATGtttgtataatttttttatttattttttattaatctTTATCTGATATTCCCTGTAGATATATGTGACAGGAAAGCATAGATTAAACGGCTGCAGGACAGATTAGTTTTCAGTACGGCCGTGACTTTCAGAGAGTCTGGTCCAGAGAGTTAATGATGCCTTCTAAGAACTGACACAACTTGACACTGGATCCTGAACTGAACTTGGCTGtgatctatatgtgtgtgtgtgtcacacacgtTGCTGTAGCCCCACAGTGTTTTATGAACCTCTCTTGAGAACG includes the following:
- the ppp1cc gene encoding serine/threonine-protein phosphatase PP1-gamma catalytic subunit A, with the translated sequence MADVDKLNIDSIIQRLLEVRGAKPGKNVQLQENEIRGLCLKSREIFLSQPILLELEAPLKICGDIHGQYYDLLRLFEYGGFPPESNYLFLGDYVDRGKQSLETICLLLAYKIKYPENFFLLRGNHECASINRIYGFYDECKRRYNIKLWKTFTDCFNCLPIAAIVDEKIFCCHGGLSPDLQSMEQIRRVMRPTDVPDQGLLCDLLWSDPDKDVLGWGENDRGVSFTFGSEVVAKFLHKHDLDLICRAHQVVEDGYEFFAKRQLVTLFSAPNYCGEFDNAGAMMSVDETLMCSFQILKPAEKKKPNGSRPVTPPRNMVTKQAKK
- the pptc7a gene encoding protein phosphatase PTC7 homolog, coding for MLSVLSYGRLVARAVIGGLSQTDSRDYSLVTASCGFGKDFRKGILKKGMCYGDDACFIARHRSADVLGVADGVGGWRDYGVDPSQFSGTLMKTCERLIKEGRFVPSNPVGVLTTSYYELLQNKVPLLGSSTACIVVLDRQSHRLHTANLGDSGFLVVRGGEVVHRSDEQQHYFNTPFQLSIAPPEAEGAVLSDSPDAADSSSFDVQLGDIILTATDGLFDNMPDYMILQELKKLKNTNYESIQQTARSIAKQAHVLAYDPNYMSPFAQFACDNGLNVRGGKPDDITVLLSIVAEYTD